From a region of the Castanea sativa cultivar Marrone di Chiusa Pesio chromosome 10, ASM4071231v1 genome:
- the LOC142613652 gene encoding putative strigolactone esterase DAD2, with amino-acid sequence MGTSLLENLNVRVEGSGQKTLVLAHGFGTDQSVWQRILPYFTPYYRVILYDLVCAGSVNPDFFDFRRYTTLDAYVDDLLYILDAHRVDRCVYVGHSVSAMIGILAAIRRPELFSKLILIGASPRFLNDNDYHGGFEQGEIEKVFEAMESNYEAWVNGFAPLSVGADVPTAVREFSRTLFNMRPDISLFVSRMIFNSDLRGVLGLVKVPCCIFQTARDVSVPASVATYLKDHLGGRNTVEMLETEGHLPHLSAPYLLAQKLRRALSR; translated from the exons ATGGGCACCAGTCTCTTAGAAAATCTCAATGTCCGTGTAGAAGGGTCTGGTCAGAAAACCCTGGTTTTGGCCCATGGCTTCGGCACAGACCAGTCCGTGTGGCAGAGGATTCTCCCGTACTTCACACCTTACTACCGAGTCATTCTCTATGACCTTGTCTGTGCCGGCAGTGTCAACCCTGACTTCTTCGATTTTCGCCGCTACACCACTCTCGACGCCTATGTCGACGACTTGCTCTACATCCTCGACGCCCACCGTGTCGATCGTTGCGTCTACGTCGGCCACTCCGTCTCCGCCATGATCGGAATCCTAGCCGCCATTCGCCGCCCTGAACTCTTCTCCAAGCTCATCCTCATCGGCGCTTCTCCAAG ATTCCTAAACGACAATGATTACCACGGTGGGTTCGAGCAAGGAGAGATTGAGAAAGTGTTCGAAGCAATGGAGTCAAATTACGAGGCATGGGTGAACGGCTTCGCACCATTGTCAGTGGGAGCTGATGTTCCAACAGCAGTTCGAGAATTCAGTCGAACCCTGTTCAACATGCGGCCTGACATATCCTTGTTCGTTTCCCGCATGATTTTCAACAGCGATCTGAGAGGGGTCCTAGGCCTAGTCAAAGTACCATGTTGCATATTTCAGACAGCTCGAGATGTGTCTGTTCCAGCCTCAGTTGCTACCTATTTGAAGGACCATTTGGGTGGTCGTAACACGGTGGAGATGCTCGAGACTGAGGGTCATTTGCCCCATTTGAGTGCACCATACCTTTTGGCTCAAAAGCTCCGTCGAGCTCTTTCCCGTTAG